Proteins encoded together in one Micromonospora auratinigra window:
- a CDS encoding DNA repair protein, giving the protein MPNQPNDRYQQDAESSWQAAEAAGRFPAQPRYRESRADTLSWAELNALPAGTSTRRDLNTR; this is encoded by the coding sequence ATGCCGAATCAGCCGAATGACCGGTACCAGCAGGACGCCGAGAGCAGCTGGCAGGCCGCCGAGGCCGCCGGCCGGTTCCCGGCGCAGCCCCGCTACCGCGAGAGCCGCGCCGACACCCTCTCCTGGGCGGAGCTGAACGCGCTGCCGGCCGGCACCTCCACCCGACGCGACCTCAACACCCGCTGA